Proteins from a genomic interval of Maniola jurtina chromosome 8, ilManJurt1.1, whole genome shotgun sequence:
- the LOC123867799 gene encoding zinc finger protein 1 isoform X3 codes for MVARTDEMFGCYGDSYSYRLWSLANVWGACRFRPLAGAGAEGKPPEEEAERSGSPLGPGGPFPCRHCRGAYPSREQLERHETLHAPSTQVDNVKYSCKICPKSFDNVYRLQRHMISHIDCASIRKYKCNDCEKAFKFKHHLKEHLRIHSGEKPFECANCGKKFSHSGSYSSHMTSKKCLVMNLKMGRIKPNNPALNPDRNNSRKRTNALVASQMNNNIAPNNSSFLPILPKYNEAAAAFFASMSTQENNFHRPPLGQPGMNPFYMPPGMPMSPASGIAPYSFPASLSQLFEQIASQQYQQRKMENPSPKQVSPLGPNPEDLIEEVIEEDDKRSEGSAELVMDIEDDDNISIKKELEDRDNEQMLRSRDFETVPTSNNGSEGDESGFNTILKSVNASVTKHFFRANMESLSPVSGKVFPTVESPPAQHLTVKEEPEDPHRCLKCNLTFTGKSDLYEHEKLCGNMFRKHEGLAAQVAETVALNRLEAEMRASIQSGVSASEDEDYGKDDHEDKASLHDSDRKIRVRTALSEEQQIVLKEHYAINPRPNREEFKKIAQQIGLDNRVVQVWFQNNRARVRRMSQVVALSDQPLDLSTKKSSASVTSSPSPSPTCSISVTHSDSEEAVNLSQKSSRSTTPHRSHYLNTYPHSNCSSSSYIDFRLSPSPGEIISGQKRPMSQKMSVNPVMPMDKLLQYNDMTNGRSPILNMHMSSEKRHESSPSYDRPNWSDDLHLQNDFDDEASVLKKSKLKSSSEYKEGEGQFVCDQCDKTFVKQSSLARHKYEHSGQRPYKCAECDKAFKHKHHLTEHKRLHTGEKPYQCCKCLKKFSHSGSYSQHMNHRFAICKPYRD; via the exons ATGGTCGCGAGAACCGATGAGATGTTCGGCTGCTATGGTGACAGCTACTCGTACCGCCTGTGGAGCCTGGCCAACGTTTGGGGCGCCTGCCGAT TCCGGCCGCtagcgggcgcgggcgcggagGGCAAGCCGCCGGAGGAGGAGGCGGAGCGCTCGGGCTCGCCGCTGGGCCCGGGCGGCCCCTTCCCCTGCCGCCACTGCCGCGGCGCCTACCCCTCGCGCGAGCAGCTGGAGCGCCACGAGACGCTGCACGCGCCCAGCACTCAGGTGGATAACGTCAAATAT TCTTGTAAAATATGTCCGAAGAGCTTCGACAATGTCTACCGCCTGCAGCGGCATATGATCAGTCACATCGACTGCGCATCGATACGGAAGTACAAGTGCAACGACTGTGAAAAAGCGTTCAAGTTCAAACATCACCTCAAAGAACATCTGCGAATACACAGCGGCGAGAAACCCTTCGAGTGCGCGAACTGTGGAAAGAAATTCTCCCATTCCGGTTCGTACTCCTCGCATATGACCTCCAAGAAGTGTCTCGTTATGAACCTCAAGATGGGAAGAATAAAACCGAACAACCCTGCTCTGAATCCAGACCGAAACAACTCACGAAAACGAACGAACGCTTTGGTCGCATCGCAGATGAACAACAACATAGCGCCCAACAACTCATCGTTTTTACCCATCCTACCCAAGTACAACGAGGCAGCAGCTGCATTTTTTGCATCGATGTCTACCCAAGAAAATAACTTTCACCGTCCACCTTTAGGACAGCCGGGAATGAATCCTTTCTACATGCCACCCGGCATGCCCATGAGTCCAGCCAGTGGTATCGCCCCTTACTCTTTTCCAGCCTCGTTGAGTCAACTGTTCGAACAGATAGCCTCCCAACAGTACCAGCAGAGAAAGATGGAAAACCCGAGTCCGAAACAAGTGAGCCCACTCGGTCCAAATCCTGAAGATTTAATAGAAGAAGTAATCGAAGAAGACGATAAAAGATCCGAAGGCAGCGCTGAACTAGTGATGGACATCGAGGACGACGATAACATTTCCATTAAAAAAGAACTCGAAGATCGAGACAACGAACAAATGTTACGGTCTAGAGATTTCGAGACTGTCCCGACTAGTAATAATGGTTCTGAAGGCGATGAATCAGgctttaatacaattttaaaatctGTTAATGCGTCGGTAACGAAACATTTTTTTAGAGCCAACATGGAAAGCTTGTCCCCGGTCTCGGGCAAAGTGTTCCCGACAGTAGAGTCTCCCCCTGCTCAGCATTTAACAGTAAAAGAAGAGCCTGAGGATCCCCACCGTTGCTTAAAGTGTAATCTAACATTCACTGGTAAAAGTGATCTTTACGAGCATGAAAAACTGTGCGGAAATATGTTCAGAAAGCACGAAGGTCTAGCTGCTCAAGTGGCCGAAACGGTAGCACTCAACAGATTAGAAGCTGAAATGCGGGCGTCGATACAGAGTGGAGTGAGTGCGAGTGAAGATGAAGACTATGGAAAAGACGATCACGAAGATAAAGCATCTTTACACGACAGCGATAGAAAAATCAGAGTCCGCACGGCGTTGAGTGAGGAACAACAAATAGTGTTGAAAGAGCACTACGCTATAAATCCTCGTCCAAATCGGGAAGAGTTTAAAAAGATAGCACAACAAATTGGCCTAGACAACAGGGTTGTACAAGTATGGTTCCAAAACAATAGGGCCAGAGTACGGAGAATGTCGCAAGTGGTCGCACTGTCCGACCAACCCTTGGATTTGTCCACAAAGAAGTCGAGCGCTTCCGTTACGTCGAGTCCGTCGCCTTCGCCGACTTGCAGCATTTCCGTCACACATTCCGATTCCGAAGAAGCCGTTAATTTAAGTCAGAAATCTTCACGAAGTACCACGCCACACCGCTCACACTATTTAAACACGTACCCACATTCCAATTGTTCTTCCTCTTCATATATCGACTTTCGGTTGTCGCCCTCGCCTGGCGAAATTATAAGTGGTCAAAAAAGGCCAATGTCCCAAAAGATGTCTGTCAACCCTGTGATGCCCATGGACAAGCTACTCCAGTACAACGATATGACGAACGGAAGATCACCGATTCTCAATATGCACATGTCGTCAGAGAAAAGGCATGAATCCAGTCCGTCTTACGATCGGCCTAATTGGAGCGACGATCTACATTTACAAAACGATTTCGATGACGAAGCATCCGTACttaaaaaaagtaaactaaAAAGCTCAAGCGAATACAAGGAGGGAGAAGGGCAGTTCGTGTGTGACCAGTGCGACAAGACCTTCGTCAAGCAGAGCTCCCTCGCGAGACACAAATACGAACACTCAG GTCAGCGGCCCTACAAATGCGCAGAATGCGACAAAGCCTTCAAGCACAAGCACCACCTCACGGAACACAAGCGCCTGCACACCGGAGAGAAGCCCTACCAGTGCTGCAAGTGTCTCAAGAAGTTCTCGCACTCCGGCTCCTACAGCCAGCACATGAACCACAGGTTCGCCATCTGCAAGCCCTATAGAGACTAA
- the LOC123867799 gene encoding zinc finger protein 1 isoform X2, with product MKVHSQPMGVGGWYECLAADWLADMRSKQVPTSTTSARRLAALIRPLAGAGAEGKPPEEEAERSGSPLGPGGPFPCRHCRGAYPSREQLERHETLHAPSTQSCKICPKSFDNVYRLQRHMISHIDCASIRKYKCNDCEKAFKFKHHLKEHLRIHSGEKPFECANCGKKFSHSGSYSSHMTSKKCLVMNLKMGRIKPNNPALNPDRNNSRKRTNALVASQMNNNIAPNNSSFLPILPKYNEAAAAFFASMSTQENNFHRPPLGQPGMNPFYMPPGMPMSPASGIAPYSFPASLSQLFEQIASQQYQQRKMENPSPKQVSPLGPNPEDLIEEVIEEDDKRSEGSAELVMDIEDDDNISIKKELEDRDNEQMLRSRDFETVPTSNNGSEGDESGFNTILKSVNASVTKHFFRANMESLSPVSGKVFPTVESPPAQHLTVKEEPEDPHRCLKCNLTFTGKSDLYEHEKLCGNMFRKHEGLAAQVAETVALNRLEAEMRASIQSGVSASEDEDYGKDDHEDKASLHDSDRKIRVRTALSEEQQIVLKEHYAINPRPNREEFKKIAQQIGLDNRVVQVWFQNNRARVRRMSQVVALSDQPLDLSTKKSSASVTSSPSPSPTCSISVTHSDSEEAVNLSQKSSRSTTPHRSHYLNTYPHSNCSSSSYIDFRLSPSPGEIISGQKRPMSQKMSVNPVMPMDKLLQYNDMTNGRSPILNMHMSSEKRHESSPSYDRPNWSDDLHLQNDFDDEASVLKKSKLKSSSEYKEGEGQFVCDQCDKTFVKQSSLARHKYEHSGQRPYKCAECDKAFKHKHHLTEHKRLHTGEKPYQCCKCLKKFSHSGSYSQHMNHRFAICKPYRD from the exons ATGAAAGTGCATAGCCAGCCTATGGGAGTGGGCGGCTGGTACGAATGCTTGGCGGCCGACTGGCTCGCCGACATGAGGAGTAAGCAGGTCCCCACGTCCACCACCTCTGCCAGGCGGCTGGCGGCCTTAA TCCGGCCGCtagcgggcgcgggcgcggagGGCAAGCCGCCGGAGGAGGAGGCGGAGCGCTCGGGCTCGCCGCTGGGCCCGGGCGGCCCCTTCCCCTGCCGCCACTGCCGCGGCGCCTACCCCTCGCGCGAGCAGCTGGAGCGCCACGAGACGCTGCACGCGCCCAGCACTCAG TCTTGTAAAATATGTCCGAAGAGCTTCGACAATGTCTACCGCCTGCAGCGGCATATGATCAGTCACATCGACTGCGCATCGATACGGAAGTACAAGTGCAACGACTGTGAAAAAGCGTTCAAGTTCAAACATCACCTCAAAGAACATCTGCGAATACACAGCGGCGAGAAACCCTTCGAGTGCGCGAACTGTGGAAAGAAATTCTCCCATTCCGGTTCGTACTCCTCGCATATGACCTCCAAGAAGTGTCTCGTTATGAACCTCAAGATGGGAAGAATAAAACCGAACAACCCTGCTCTGAATCCAGACCGAAACAACTCACGAAAACGAACGAACGCTTTGGTCGCATCGCAGATGAACAACAACATAGCGCCCAACAACTCATCGTTTTTACCCATCCTACCCAAGTACAACGAGGCAGCAGCTGCATTTTTTGCATCGATGTCTACCCAAGAAAATAACTTTCACCGTCCACCTTTAGGACAGCCGGGAATGAATCCTTTCTACATGCCACCCGGCATGCCCATGAGTCCAGCCAGTGGTATCGCCCCTTACTCTTTTCCAGCCTCGTTGAGTCAACTGTTCGAACAGATAGCCTCCCAACAGTACCAGCAGAGAAAGATGGAAAACCCGAGTCCGAAACAAGTGAGCCCACTCGGTCCAAATCCTGAAGATTTAATAGAAGAAGTAATCGAAGAAGACGATAAAAGATCCGAAGGCAGCGCTGAACTAGTGATGGACATCGAGGACGACGATAACATTTCCATTAAAAAAGAACTCGAAGATCGAGACAACGAACAAATGTTACGGTCTAGAGATTTCGAGACTGTCCCGACTAGTAATAATGGTTCTGAAGGCGATGAATCAGgctttaatacaattttaaaatctGTTAATGCGTCGGTAACGAAACATTTTTTTAGAGCCAACATGGAAAGCTTGTCCCCGGTCTCGGGCAAAGTGTTCCCGACAGTAGAGTCTCCCCCTGCTCAGCATTTAACAGTAAAAGAAGAGCCTGAGGATCCCCACCGTTGCTTAAAGTGTAATCTAACATTCACTGGTAAAAGTGATCTTTACGAGCATGAAAAACTGTGCGGAAATATGTTCAGAAAGCACGAAGGTCTAGCTGCTCAAGTGGCCGAAACGGTAGCACTCAACAGATTAGAAGCTGAAATGCGGGCGTCGATACAGAGTGGAGTGAGTGCGAGTGAAGATGAAGACTATGGAAAAGACGATCACGAAGATAAAGCATCTTTACACGACAGCGATAGAAAAATCAGAGTCCGCACGGCGTTGAGTGAGGAACAACAAATAGTGTTGAAAGAGCACTACGCTATAAATCCTCGTCCAAATCGGGAAGAGTTTAAAAAGATAGCACAACAAATTGGCCTAGACAACAGGGTTGTACAAGTATGGTTCCAAAACAATAGGGCCAGAGTACGGAGAATGTCGCAAGTGGTCGCACTGTCCGACCAACCCTTGGATTTGTCCACAAAGAAGTCGAGCGCTTCCGTTACGTCGAGTCCGTCGCCTTCGCCGACTTGCAGCATTTCCGTCACACATTCCGATTCCGAAGAAGCCGTTAATTTAAGTCAGAAATCTTCACGAAGTACCACGCCACACCGCTCACACTATTTAAACACGTACCCACATTCCAATTGTTCTTCCTCTTCATATATCGACTTTCGGTTGTCGCCCTCGCCTGGCGAAATTATAAGTGGTCAAAAAAGGCCAATGTCCCAAAAGATGTCTGTCAACCCTGTGATGCCCATGGACAAGCTACTCCAGTACAACGATATGACGAACGGAAGATCACCGATTCTCAATATGCACATGTCGTCAGAGAAAAGGCATGAATCCAGTCCGTCTTACGATCGGCCTAATTGGAGCGACGATCTACATTTACAAAACGATTTCGATGACGAAGCATCCGTACttaaaaaaagtaaactaaAAAGCTCAAGCGAATACAAGGAGGGAGAAGGGCAGTTCGTGTGTGACCAGTGCGACAAGACCTTCGTCAAGCAGAGCTCCCTCGCGAGACACAAATACGAACACTCAG GTCAGCGGCCCTACAAATGCGCAGAATGCGACAAAGCCTTCAAGCACAAGCACCACCTCACGGAACACAAGCGCCTGCACACCGGAGAGAAGCCCTACCAGTGCTGCAAGTGTCTCAAGAAGTTCTCGCACTCCGGCTCCTACAGCCAGCACATGAACCACAGGTTCGCCATCTGCAAGCCCTATAGAGACTAA
- the LOC123867799 gene encoding zinc finger protein 1 isoform X1: MKVHSQPMGVGGWYECLAADWLADMRSKQVPTSTTSARRLAALIRPLAGAGAEGKPPEEEAERSGSPLGPGGPFPCRHCRGAYPSREQLERHETLHAPSTQVDNVKYSCKICPKSFDNVYRLQRHMISHIDCASIRKYKCNDCEKAFKFKHHLKEHLRIHSGEKPFECANCGKKFSHSGSYSSHMTSKKCLVMNLKMGRIKPNNPALNPDRNNSRKRTNALVASQMNNNIAPNNSSFLPILPKYNEAAAAFFASMSTQENNFHRPPLGQPGMNPFYMPPGMPMSPASGIAPYSFPASLSQLFEQIASQQYQQRKMENPSPKQVSPLGPNPEDLIEEVIEEDDKRSEGSAELVMDIEDDDNISIKKELEDRDNEQMLRSRDFETVPTSNNGSEGDESGFNTILKSVNASVTKHFFRANMESLSPVSGKVFPTVESPPAQHLTVKEEPEDPHRCLKCNLTFTGKSDLYEHEKLCGNMFRKHEGLAAQVAETVALNRLEAEMRASIQSGVSASEDEDYGKDDHEDKASLHDSDRKIRVRTALSEEQQIVLKEHYAINPRPNREEFKKIAQQIGLDNRVVQVWFQNNRARVRRMSQVVALSDQPLDLSTKKSSASVTSSPSPSPTCSISVTHSDSEEAVNLSQKSSRSTTPHRSHYLNTYPHSNCSSSSYIDFRLSPSPGEIISGQKRPMSQKMSVNPVMPMDKLLQYNDMTNGRSPILNMHMSSEKRHESSPSYDRPNWSDDLHLQNDFDDEASVLKKSKLKSSSEYKEGEGQFVCDQCDKTFVKQSSLARHKYEHSGQRPYKCAECDKAFKHKHHLTEHKRLHTGEKPYQCCKCLKKFSHSGSYSQHMNHRFAICKPYRD; this comes from the exons ATGAAAGTGCATAGCCAGCCTATGGGAGTGGGCGGCTGGTACGAATGCTTGGCGGCCGACTGGCTCGCCGACATGAGGAGTAAGCAGGTCCCCACGTCCACCACCTCTGCCAGGCGGCTGGCGGCCTTAA TCCGGCCGCtagcgggcgcgggcgcggagGGCAAGCCGCCGGAGGAGGAGGCGGAGCGCTCGGGCTCGCCGCTGGGCCCGGGCGGCCCCTTCCCCTGCCGCCACTGCCGCGGCGCCTACCCCTCGCGCGAGCAGCTGGAGCGCCACGAGACGCTGCACGCGCCCAGCACTCAGGTGGATAACGTCAAATAT TCTTGTAAAATATGTCCGAAGAGCTTCGACAATGTCTACCGCCTGCAGCGGCATATGATCAGTCACATCGACTGCGCATCGATACGGAAGTACAAGTGCAACGACTGTGAAAAAGCGTTCAAGTTCAAACATCACCTCAAAGAACATCTGCGAATACACAGCGGCGAGAAACCCTTCGAGTGCGCGAACTGTGGAAAGAAATTCTCCCATTCCGGTTCGTACTCCTCGCATATGACCTCCAAGAAGTGTCTCGTTATGAACCTCAAGATGGGAAGAATAAAACCGAACAACCCTGCTCTGAATCCAGACCGAAACAACTCACGAAAACGAACGAACGCTTTGGTCGCATCGCAGATGAACAACAACATAGCGCCCAACAACTCATCGTTTTTACCCATCCTACCCAAGTACAACGAGGCAGCAGCTGCATTTTTTGCATCGATGTCTACCCAAGAAAATAACTTTCACCGTCCACCTTTAGGACAGCCGGGAATGAATCCTTTCTACATGCCACCCGGCATGCCCATGAGTCCAGCCAGTGGTATCGCCCCTTACTCTTTTCCAGCCTCGTTGAGTCAACTGTTCGAACAGATAGCCTCCCAACAGTACCAGCAGAGAAAGATGGAAAACCCGAGTCCGAAACAAGTGAGCCCACTCGGTCCAAATCCTGAAGATTTAATAGAAGAAGTAATCGAAGAAGACGATAAAAGATCCGAAGGCAGCGCTGAACTAGTGATGGACATCGAGGACGACGATAACATTTCCATTAAAAAAGAACTCGAAGATCGAGACAACGAACAAATGTTACGGTCTAGAGATTTCGAGACTGTCCCGACTAGTAATAATGGTTCTGAAGGCGATGAATCAGgctttaatacaattttaaaatctGTTAATGCGTCGGTAACGAAACATTTTTTTAGAGCCAACATGGAAAGCTTGTCCCCGGTCTCGGGCAAAGTGTTCCCGACAGTAGAGTCTCCCCCTGCTCAGCATTTAACAGTAAAAGAAGAGCCTGAGGATCCCCACCGTTGCTTAAAGTGTAATCTAACATTCACTGGTAAAAGTGATCTTTACGAGCATGAAAAACTGTGCGGAAATATGTTCAGAAAGCACGAAGGTCTAGCTGCTCAAGTGGCCGAAACGGTAGCACTCAACAGATTAGAAGCTGAAATGCGGGCGTCGATACAGAGTGGAGTGAGTGCGAGTGAAGATGAAGACTATGGAAAAGACGATCACGAAGATAAAGCATCTTTACACGACAGCGATAGAAAAATCAGAGTCCGCACGGCGTTGAGTGAGGAACAACAAATAGTGTTGAAAGAGCACTACGCTATAAATCCTCGTCCAAATCGGGAAGAGTTTAAAAAGATAGCACAACAAATTGGCCTAGACAACAGGGTTGTACAAGTATGGTTCCAAAACAATAGGGCCAGAGTACGGAGAATGTCGCAAGTGGTCGCACTGTCCGACCAACCCTTGGATTTGTCCACAAAGAAGTCGAGCGCTTCCGTTACGTCGAGTCCGTCGCCTTCGCCGACTTGCAGCATTTCCGTCACACATTCCGATTCCGAAGAAGCCGTTAATTTAAGTCAGAAATCTTCACGAAGTACCACGCCACACCGCTCACACTATTTAAACACGTACCCACATTCCAATTGTTCTTCCTCTTCATATATCGACTTTCGGTTGTCGCCCTCGCCTGGCGAAATTATAAGTGGTCAAAAAAGGCCAATGTCCCAAAAGATGTCTGTCAACCCTGTGATGCCCATGGACAAGCTACTCCAGTACAACGATATGACGAACGGAAGATCACCGATTCTCAATATGCACATGTCGTCAGAGAAAAGGCATGAATCCAGTCCGTCTTACGATCGGCCTAATTGGAGCGACGATCTACATTTACAAAACGATTTCGATGACGAAGCATCCGTACttaaaaaaagtaaactaaAAAGCTCAAGCGAATACAAGGAGGGAGAAGGGCAGTTCGTGTGTGACCAGTGCGACAAGACCTTCGTCAAGCAGAGCTCCCTCGCGAGACACAAATACGAACACTCAG GTCAGCGGCCCTACAAATGCGCAGAATGCGACAAAGCCTTCAAGCACAAGCACCACCTCACGGAACACAAGCGCCTGCACACCGGAGAGAAGCCCTACCAGTGCTGCAAGTGTCTCAAGAAGTTCTCGCACTCCGGCTCCTACAGCCAGCACATGAACCACAGGTTCGCCATCTGCAAGCCCTATAGAGACTAA